The Ictidomys tridecemlineatus isolate mIctTri1 chromosome 6, mIctTri1.hap1, whole genome shotgun sequence genome includes a region encoding these proteins:
- the Yaf2 gene encoding YY1-associated factor 2 isoform X6, with amino-acid sequence MGDKKSPTRPKRQPKPSSDEGYWDCSVCTFRNSAEAFKCMMCDVRKGTSTRDSKEGGKLLSYSTASLGVRGTLRNRVGGGSSEEKKQAEYLAPGRRRIIVHRGVGPGQRSGPTFKEA; translated from the exons ATGGGAGACAAGAAGAGCCCCACCAG GCCGAAGCGGCAGCCGAAGCCGTCCTCGGATGAGGGTTACTGGGACTGTAGCGTCTGCACCTTCCGGAACAGCGCCGAGGCCTTCAAGTGCATGATGTGCGATGTGCGGAAGGGCACCTCCACCCG GGACAGCAAGGAAGGGGGGAAGCTGTTGTCCTACTCCACAGCCAGTCTTGGGGTTAGAGGAACCCTGAGAAATAGAGTAGGTGGTGGCAGCTCAGAAGAGAAGAAACAGGCCGAATACCTGGCACCTGGAAGAAGAAGGATTATAGTGCACAGGGGAGTTGGCCCAGGACAGAGAAGTGGGCCTACTTTTAAAGAGGCTTGA